One genomic region from Salvia hispanica cultivar TCC Black 2014 chromosome 2, UniMelb_Shisp_WGS_1.0, whole genome shotgun sequence encodes:
- the LOC125205238 gene encoding uncharacterized protein LOC125205238: MAAYAALLSLMQLIDDIQHHHSPPISLRQNQIQSLTENALFLQEFLKDYMPPVSDSDEVDPLEMRIADAAYAAEDAIESHIVDKIQHSRSIATKIKSFFNWFLRNVSANHSDDNDERIELYREVENVIEEMDLIKRVALETNTEKVVVLRDQPRRFVPSSSMKKSGGMMVFSDHVLRGIMEKLISYESGRQVIPITGMGGIDHLSSNPQEFDS; encoded by the exons ATGGCAGCCTATGCAGCCTTACTTTCTCTAATGCAACTTATAGATGATATCCAACACCATCACTCCCCACCCATCTCTCTCCGCCAAAACCAAATTCAATCCCTCACTGAAAATGCTCTCTTCCTGCAAGAATTTCTCAAAGATTACATGCCACCTGTTTCTGACAGCGATGAGGTAGATCCATTGGAGATGCGTATCGCTGATGCAGCTTATGCGGCTGAAGATGCTATCGAATCCCATATAGTTGACAAGATTCAGCACAGTAGATCCATagccaccaaaatcaaaagcTTCTTCAATTGGTTTCTGAGAAATGTCTCTGCAAACCACAGTGATGATAATGATGAACGAATCGAGTTGTATCGGGAGGTAGAAAACGTGATAGAAGAAATGGATCTGATCAAGAGAGTGGCGTTGGAGACCAACACAGAGAAGGTGGTGGTGCTCCGTGATCAACCACGTAGATTCGTCCCTTCTTCTAGTATGAAGAAAAGTGGTGGCATGATGGTGTTCTCTGATCATGTCTTGCGTGGAATCATGGAAAAGCTCATATCATATGAATCCGGTCGCCAAGTCATCCCCATAACAGGTATGGGCGGAATTG ATCACCTTTCCTCCAACCCTCAAGAGTTTGACTCTTGA
- the LOC125205235 gene encoding inorganic pyrophosphatase 1-like, with the protein MAGITIVLDFDKTIIDVDSDNWVVDELGATDLFNELLPTMPWNTMMDRMMKELHEQGKTIEDVKKVLRRIPIHPRIVPTIKTAHALGCDLRIVSDANLFFIETIVEHLGIKDYFSEINTNPGYVDEEGRLRISPFIDFHTSPHGCSLCPPNMCKGMIISRIQADLAKKEGKQRIIYLGDGIGDFCPSLKLREADFMMPRKDFPVWGLICENRTLLRAEIHEWIDGEDMEKIVIKLIEKIKIQDLLEVDSFKIETVPIALQQSVKVHQ; encoded by the exons ATGGCCGGAATTACGATCGTGTTGGACTTCGACAAGACCATCATCGATGTCGACAGCGATAATTGGGTAGTCGACGAGCTCGGTGCCACCGACTTGTTCAACGAGCTCCTCCCCACCATGCCGTGGAACACTATGATG GATAGAATGATGAAAGAGCTTCATGAACAAGGGAAAACCATTGAAGATGTCAAGAAAGTTTTGAGAAGGATTCCCATACACCCAAGAATCGTTCCTACTATCAAAACTGCACATGCTTTGGG atgtGATTTGAGGATTGTTAGTGATGCGAATTTATTCTTCATCGAGACGATTGTTGAGCATCTCGGAATCAAGGATTATTTCTCGGAAATCAACACGAACCCGGGCTATGTTGATGAAGAAGGGAGGCTCAGAATCTCTCCCTTCATTGATTTTCACACATCTCCCCATGGCTGCAGCCTATGCCCTCCCAACATGTGCAag GGCATGATCATAAGTAGGATTCAAGCCGATTTAGCAAAGAAAGAAGGGAAGCAAAGGATCATATATCTCGGTGACGGAATTGGCGACTTTTGCCCGAGTTTGAAGCTAAGGGAGGCCGATTTTATGATGCCGAGGAAGGACTTCCCCGTGTGGGGCTTGATATGCGAAAATCGCACACTTCTGAGGGCCGAAATCCACGAATGGATCGACGGGGAGGACATGGAGAAGATCGTGATCAAGCTCATTGAAAAGATTAAGATTCAAGATTTGTTGGAAGTTGATTCATTCAAGATTGAGACAGTGCCTATAGCCTTGCAACAATCGGTGAAAGTCCACCAGTAG